A single genomic interval of Schistocerca americana isolate TAMUIC-IGC-003095 chromosome 2, iqSchAmer2.1, whole genome shotgun sequence harbors:
- the LOC124595987 gene encoding larval cuticle protein A2B-like, with protein MKSAVAVVLVVCAAAAAHAGLLHHAPPPPPQHEIIYDYVAPPQYRYDYAVRDGHTGDAKTQWESRDGDRVTGAYSLVDADGTTRIVEYTADDHNGFQAVVKRVGHPAPPPPQPPRLPAHPAPAPHPYPLPYHG; from the coding sequence ATGAAATCCGCCGTGGCCGTCGTCCTCGTGGTGTGCGCAGCGGCCGCCGCCCACGCCGGGCTGCTGCACcacgcgccgcccccgcccccgcagcACGAGATCATCTACGACTACGTGGCGCCGCCCCAGTACCGCTACGATTACGCGGTGCGCGACGGCCACACGGGCGACGCCAAGACGCAGTGGGAGTCGCGAGACGGCGACCGCGTCACCGGCGCCTACTCGCTCGTCGACGCCGACGGCACGACGCGCATCGTCGAGTACACGGCCGACGACCACAACGGCTTCCAGGCGGTCGTGAAGCGCGTCGGTCACcccgcgccgccgcccccgcagcctccGCGTCTTCCCGCCCACCCCGCCCCCGCTCCGCACCCCTACCCTTTGCCTTATCACGGTTGA